AACGTGGACCTAGCTCTTCGTAATTTGCTCCCACCAGAGGGTTTTCGGGCTGCAGATTGATGTGGTCTTTAATAATCATCAGGTCGCCCTTTTTAAATTCAGGATTTAAAGATCCGCTGGCATTGGAGACAAACAAAGTCTGTATTCCCAGCATTTTCATCACTCTTACAGGAAAAGTAATTTGCTTCATGTTATATCCTTCATAATAATGCAGTCTCCCCTGCATGGCAACCACTTTCTTTCCGCCCAACACACCAAAAATAAGTTTCCCTGAATGGAATTCCAGCGTAGAAATCGGGAAGTTTGGAATATTCGAATACATCAACTTATACTCCACCTCAATATCCTGAACCAAACCACCTAAACCGGTCCCCAGGATAATTCCTATTTCAGGTTTAAATTCGTTGGTTTTCTTTTTAATGTATTCTATCGCTTCGTTTATTTGATATAACATAATTTAATATTTCTTGGTCAAAAACCGACTTATCTTTATCTAAAAACACTATTTCTATCGGCCATTGATAAACAGGAAGTGTGTAGATATGTTTTCTATTTTCGGTAATGTTTAAACGAACAGCATCTTTTTCTGTTGTTATTATTACTTTATCTGTTGCTTCAATATCCTGAAACGCCTCTACAAGTTTAAGCATATTTTTTGTGCTAAACAGATGGTGGTCCGGGTAAAAATGATGTATTATATTATCTGTGTATTTACGAATTTCGTTTACGAGAGGTAGAGGATTTGCTATTCCTGTAATCAATAAAACATGGGTGTCTTTATTAATTGTATTTACAGGTTTTAATTGTCCCGCGAAAATATTTTTAATATCATTGGAGTATCCAATACTGGAAAAAACAACCTTCTGATTATTAAGAGGTTTCATTTTTCTTATAATCTCATCTCGTCGGGTTGTGTTCAATTGTTGTGGACATTTACTGATTAATAAAATATCAGCTCTTTTTCTTTCAACAAATAGATCTCTATAGTTTCCAGCAGGTAACAAGAAGCGTAGCTTATTCAAATTGTAGTAATTAAACACCAAAACATTGAACCCAGGCTTTATAGCTCTGTGCTGATAAGCATCGTCTAAAAGAATAAGATCGTGATTGTGCTGCAACTGTTTGACTCCTGCTACTCTGTCTTCACATACAGACACATCTATAGCAGGGAATTTATTTTTTATCTGTGCAGGTTCATCTCCGCTCAAGGTCGAATCATCATGTTCTTTTACCCACCTGAAACCCTTTGTTTTTCTTCCATAGCCTCTGCTTAAGGTCGCCAAACGATACCCAGAAAGAAGTTTGATAAGATATTCCGTCAATGGTGTTTTCCCCGATCCTCCTACTTCCAGATTACCTACCGAAATAACAGGTAAATCAAAAGATGTAGATGAAAAGACCCCGAAATCGTACAACCTGTTTCTAAGCCATACAACTAATCCGTAAACGGCAGAAATGGGCAAAAGAAGGAGACGCAAATAGTTCATTTATACGATTTGAGCTAACAAAAATAGAAAATTAAGCTATGTATAGATAAATGCTCTACAAATAAAACAAAAAACGCCAGCAAATATTTACTGGCGTTTCTTATCGAATATTATTTTATTAAACTACTGACTCTTTAAAAGAAGCTGATTTTACTTTGTAAAGCTCATAAGCTCCGTACATTAGAGCAGAGAATATAATATTTCCGTAAAGCAGATTTTTCTCAAACGGTATTGCTGCTACCAACGCATTGATATAACCCGAGAAATCTTTAGTGTACGGTCCTGCTAACCATGGCTGAATGTCTGCTAAAATCCAATGTGTAAAAACAGCAGCTATAGTTGCTAAAAAAACATTCGATACGCTTACTTTTTTAATTAAAGAACCGATATAAACCATTACCCCAAAACTCACATATACCAGTTCGATGCCAGGATAATACGGGTTAAACGTTCCGGTATACTTGTAACCTAATAAAATGTCACTTAATAATAAAATAAACAAAGGCACAAAAAAGCTTCTGGTTTTATCTTTAAAATAAGTTCCTCCAAATAGTGCTATTGCACCTACAGGAGTAAAATTCCCCCAACTGTAATTTGATCCTAAATCTAAAAACCTGAAAGATACGGCTATTAAAATAACCAGCGTTATGATGAATTTATTGCTTAAAGACATAGCTATCGTTTTAAAATGTAAAATTATTAAAATCTTATCGAATCTTAAAATTAATCCCTGCATTAAAATTAAAACCTGCAGTGTTGTAACCTACAAATTCATGGTAATTCCTATTGAAAATATTTTTACTATCCACAAAAATGGTCAGATTTTTTAAAGTTTGATATTGTATATAAAGATCCGTTCTGTGGTAATCATGTAAAGTAACTTTAGTCACTTCGTAAGTAGTCAAATTAAAATACGCATCTTCCCTTTTCCCCATCCATTTATGTAATAATGAAGCCGATAAACGTTTAGAAAATTTATAATTCACATTTGCTCCTACAGTATTTTTAGGTCTTCTGGCAAGCGATGTTTCCATTCCTTCTTTGATCACAAAACCACCCGTATAGGTATAAAAAGCCGAAAGTTTAAAAACATCTTCAAGTTTAAATGTAATATCACTCTCCATGCCTTTGGCCTTTTCTGTATTTGCATTCTCATACTGGAACCTACCATCGTCCGCCATTCCAAAATCTATAACGTCTTTAATCCTCCTTTTAAATAAAGAGCTTGTTAAAAAAAGCTTGTCCGACCATAAATTTGCTTCGACTCCAAACTCTGTATTATAAGCTGTTTCAGGCTTTAATCCATTAGTATTTTTAAAGTCAGAAGCCAATTGATACAAAGCAGGCACTTTATATGCCGATGATAGATTTAGGTAAACTTTATAGCGACTGGCTATCAATAACGAAGGGTTCAAAGTGTACGAGAAATTTTTCCCATAACTGCTGTGGTAGTTATAACGTCCTCCCAGTTCATTTCTAAAAATCCCCTTTTTGAAGAACAAAGATGTGTAAACACTGCTTAAATGACTATTTGCATCATCGGAACTAATACTGGCGAATGGACTTACCTGATCTGTGGTAGTATATTTATAGTTAAGTCCAGAGGTAATATCAAACAGATCATTCAACCTGTAAGACAGTATAGTTTGAATATTACTTACAGAACCTTGGTTTTTTGTAATATAGCCAGATTCATCGGCCTTATAAGAGACATTGTTCTGCGTAAAAATCAGGCTCACTTGTCCATTGTTTAATTGATAAGCCCCTTTTAAATTCGCAATAAAGGATTTTTTAAACGAATTGTTTTCCCTGCTATCTGTAAAAGCTCCGGCATCGAACCCCGCCTTGGAATTGCTATAATTAAGGCCCAGATAAAGATTGATTTTTGAAGTTAAACTTTGGCCTAAATTCAGATTTACAGCTTTTTGCTTATAGCTATCCCTTTCAAATTTTTCTCTTCCATCTATATTTTGAGCAGAAGAAAAACCATCAGACACAAGATTGGAAAGATTTAGTGCGACCGTTGTCTGATTCAACTGTCCAGATATGCCCGCATTTTGCTTAAAAGTCCCATAACTTCCCGCAGTTGCCAAAAAATCACCATTCAGTTTCTCTGTACCCTTTTTAGTAATGATATTTACCACTCCGGCCACAGCATCAGACCCCCACAGAGTAGAGCTTGCTCCTTTTAATATTTCTATTCGCTCGATCTGATCTATTGTTATTGCAGAAAGATTATAATCATTAGATATGGTTGAAGGATCGTTCAGAGAAACACCATCAATTAAAAGTAAGGTATTACCCGCAGATGCTCCTCTTACAAATAGCGACACGTTTTCTCCTATATTGCTGTCGCTACCCGAAACGTTAATTCCAACTACCTGACTAAGTAATTGTGCTAAAGTTCTGCCTTGAGACCGATCCAATTCTTCACGTGAAATAACTTTTACTATTTTCCCAATATCACCTAATTTCTTTTCAGACTGTGATGCGGTAACCACTATTTCATTGAGTTCCTTAACTTCCTGACTTATAAGTTGACTGTAGCTAAAAGTAAATACAAGTAAAATGTATGTCCTCTTCATTAGGTTGATAATTCTCAAAATTTAATAAGATAGTTTAAAATACTTTGAATAAAAGTCACGATAAAATCATAATATTTTTATTTGATACAACAAAATCTATCAAGAAAATTTTAAATGCAATTTGGGCAAATGTAAGGCTTATTTCTGTTTTAAAAACCTGTTAACACGGTACTTAATTTATTTTTTGGCATAATTATAGAATACGATTTTATAGGAATGAACAATTAAGTTAAAAAACTCCAAAAACTTATCGCTATGAAAACAATGGAAAGAGTGGGTTTGGCCAAATCAATAAAAAGTGATAAGGCTAAGTTAAAAACTGTATTAAAAGAAAAAGTAAGCAGAGGGCTCGATAAAACGGCATTCAAG
This genomic interval from Pseudopedobacter saltans DSM 12145 contains the following:
- a CDS encoding purine-nucleoside phosphorylase — encoded protein: MLYQINEAIEYIKKKTNEFKPEIGIILGTGLGGLVQDIEVEYKLMYSNIPNFPISTLEFHSGKLIFGVLGGKKVVAMQGRLHYYEGYNMKQITFPVRVMKMLGIQTLFVSNASGSLNPEFKKGDLMIIKDHINLQPENPLVGANYEELGPRFPDMSEPYKRDLIKKGLEIAATHDITCHTGVYVSVTGPNLETQSEYKYLRIIGGDAVGMSTVPEVIVARHMGLDVFAVSVLTDEGFNDVLEPVSLQEIINTATVAEPKMTTILKELIQHV
- the lpxK gene encoding tetraacyldisaccharide 4'-kinase, giving the protein MNYLRLLLLPISAVYGLVVWLRNRLYDFGVFSSTSFDLPVISVGNLEVGGSGKTPLTEYLIKLLSGYRLATLSRGYGRKTKGFRWVKEHDDSTLSGDEPAQIKNKFPAIDVSVCEDRVAGVKQLQHNHDLILLDDAYQHRAIKPGFNVLVFNYYNLNKLRFLLPAGNYRDLFVERKRADILLISKCPQQLNTTRRDEIIRKMKPLNNQKVVFSSIGYSNDIKNIFAGQLKPVNTINKDTHVLLITGIANPLPLVNEIRKYTDNIIHHFYPDHHLFSTKNMLKLVEAFQDIEATDKVIITTEKDAVRLNITENRKHIYTLPVYQWPIEIVFLDKDKSVFDQEILNYVISNKRSDRIH
- a CDS encoding DUF6580 family putative transport protein, coding for MSLSNKFIITLVILIAVSFRFLDLGSNYSWGNFTPVGAIALFGGTYFKDKTRSFFVPLFILLLSDILLGYKYTGTFNPYYPGIELVYVSFGVMVYIGSLIKKVSVSNVFLATIAAVFTHWILADIQPWLAGPYTKDFSGYINALVAAIPFEKNLLYGNIIFSALMYGAYELYKVKSASFKESVV
- a CDS encoding TonB-dependent receptor plug domain-containing protein encodes the protein MKRTYILLVFTFSYSQLISQEVKELNEIVVTASQSEKKLGDIGKIVKVISREELDRSQGRTLAQLLSQVVGINVSGSDSNIGENVSLFVRGASAGNTLLLIDGVSLNDPSTISNDYNLSAITIDQIERIEILKGASSTLWGSDAVAGVVNIITKKGTEKLNGDFLATAGSYGTFKQNAGISGQLNQTTVALNLSNLVSDGFSSAQNIDGREKFERDSYKQKAVNLNLGQSLTSKINLYLGLNYSNSKAGFDAGAFTDSRENNSFKKSFIANLKGAYQLNNGQVSLIFTQNNVSYKADESGYITKNQGSVSNIQTILSYRLNDLFDITSGLNYKYTTTDQVSPFASISSDDANSHLSSVYTSLFFKKGIFRNELGGRYNYHSSYGKNFSYTLNPSLLIASRYKVYLNLSSAYKVPALYQLASDFKNTNGLKPETAYNTEFGVEANLWSDKLFLTSSLFKRRIKDVIDFGMADDGRFQYENANTEKAKGMESDITFKLEDVFKLSAFYTYTGGFVIKEGMETSLARRPKNTVGANVNYKFSKRLSASLLHKWMGKREDAYFNLTTYEVTKVTLHDYHRTDLYIQYQTLKNLTIFVDSKNIFNRNYHEFVGYNTAGFNFNAGINFKIR